Proteins encoded together in one Orrella marina window:
- a CDS encoding DsbE family thiol:disulfide interchange protein, giving the protein MNRFLWPLLGFLVLVGFLAFGLTLKPSEVPSPFIDKPAPGFTLPQLAAPEETFSPEEMKGQVWLLNIWASWCYACLQEHPVITNLAQSVPIVGLNYKDKRDEAIAWLDRYGNGYIVSASDTDGRVGINYGVYGVPETFVIDKAGFIRYKHIGAVDEKTARDTLLPLIRELNR; this is encoded by the coding sequence ATGAATCGTTTCTTATGGCCTCTTCTTGGGTTTCTTGTGCTGGTCGGCTTTCTGGCTTTCGGCCTGACTCTGAAACCGAGCGAAGTACCATCACCCTTTATCGACAAGCCCGCGCCCGGTTTTACTTTGCCCCAGCTCGCTGCACCGGAGGAGACATTCTCCCCGGAAGAGATGAAAGGCCAGGTCTGGCTGTTGAACATCTGGGCCTCGTGGTGTTATGCCTGCCTTCAAGAGCACCCCGTTATCACGAATCTGGCGCAAAGCGTCCCAATTGTCGGCCTCAATTACAAGGATAAACGCGACGAAGCGATTGCTTGGCTTGATCGCTATGGAAACGGATATATCGTCTCTGCATCGGATACAGACGGACGCGTAGGCATCAACTACGGCGTGTACGGGGTTCCGGAAACCTTCGTCATCGATAAGGCCGGATTCATTCGCTACAAGCATATTGGCGCTGTGGATGAAAAGACTGCACGCGATACGCTTTTACCGCTGATACGGGAGCTCAACCGATGA
- a CDS encoding cytochrome c-type biogenesis protein, protein MLNIASELRCLVCQNESIAASRADLAVDLRQQIREQIHAGQTDQEIRAYMVDRYGDFILYRPPLQATTILLWFGPLLLLVFGLLVLTLTLRHRMRSMTDRLLSDEERKRAEALLKLNNIPD, encoded by the coding sequence ATGCTTAACATTGCCTCAGAGTTGCGATGCCTGGTATGCCAGAACGAGTCTATCGCCGCCTCCCGCGCCGATCTTGCCGTGGACTTACGCCAACAAATACGCGAACAAATCCACGCGGGTCAAACTGATCAGGAAATCAGGGCATATATGGTTGATCGTTACGGTGATTTCATCCTCTATCGACCGCCATTGCAGGCCACAACAATACTGCTTTGGTTCGGGCCCTTGCTGCTTCTTGTATTCGGCTTACTTGTGCTCACACTGACACTACGACACCGCATGCGCAGCATGACTGACAGATTACTAAGCGACGAAGAACGCAAACGGGCCGAGGCGCTGCTGAAGCTCAACAATATCCCGGATTGA
- the ccmI gene encoding c-type cytochrome biogenesis protein CcmI → MNFPFIIIAALLIGGATLWLCAVLWRGPKQVNRVEHGGVNTAVLRDQWAELERDHAHGTISANDLAEARADLQRRALDEAESSKAGSATNAGSRHAAIALAIVLPIAATLTYLYLGNPAAISPSSAPGTSVITQADVQAMVASLEGRLKQNPDDPAGWLMLARSYRHFGRYEEAANAFSNATNLVQTDPLALAEYAETLARTRSSGFEGEPTRLLERALSLSPGSPMPLTLAGAAAMQREDYPAAINYWGKLLEVLPPDSDAAKVVSESIEHARKQQADLARRSATDVPQ, encoded by the coding sequence ATGAATTTTCCCTTTATCATCATCGCAGCCTTGCTAATCGGCGGTGCCACTCTGTGGCTCTGTGCGGTCCTTTGGCGAGGTCCTAAGCAGGTGAACCGCGTAGAGCACGGCGGCGTGAATACCGCCGTGCTGCGCGACCAATGGGCCGAGCTTGAGCGGGACCACGCCCATGGCACTATTTCGGCCAATGATTTGGCTGAGGCCAGAGCCGACTTGCAACGACGCGCTTTGGACGAAGCGGAATCATCGAAAGCGGGTTCAGCTACCAACGCCGGAAGCAGGCACGCCGCCATAGCGCTTGCCATTGTGCTGCCTATCGCGGCGACGCTGACCTATCTGTACTTAGGAAATCCTGCCGCGATAAGCCCGTCGTCGGCTCCAGGCACCAGTGTGATCACGCAAGCGGATGTGCAGGCCATGGTAGCTTCTCTGGAGGGGCGACTGAAACAGAATCCCGACGATCCGGCAGGCTGGCTCATGTTGGCTCGTTCTTATCGACATTTTGGACGATACGAAGAAGCCGCCAACGCATTCTCAAATGCCACGAATCTCGTCCAGACCGATCCATTGGCATTGGCAGAATATGCGGAGACACTAGCACGAACACGAAGCTCGGGCTTTGAGGGAGAACCGACCCGGTTGCTTGAGCGCGCATTGTCGCTCAGCCCTGGGTCACCGATGCCCCTAACACTTGCTGGCGCGGCAGCCATGCAACGTGAAGACTATCCTGCCGCCATTAATTACTGGGGTAAACTACTGGAAGTGCTTCCACCTGATTCGGATGCAGCAAAGGTGGTCTCCGAGAGCATCGAACACGCGCGAAAACAGCAGGCTGACCTGGCCCGCAGGTCAGCTACCGACGTCCCGCAGTAG
- a CDS encoding YVTN family beta-propeller repeat protein: MITAVLAATIGVANAASLANGVVYSANEGDGSISVITLSSGEVRTVDIPVVPHNVQISPNGKLLLAVGTSSSGHGGHGGEKSEPTTSAATHGHGSQAGLVLLDAGKPGELIATLPSGDHPAHVVTSKSGDFAYITNADTNQVTVVDISRKAVVAEIPTGSYPHGLRLSPDGRELYVANVTDNSVSVIDAENLKESARIPVGKAPVQVAFTPDGAQVYVSLRDENSVAVIDTSTRKVAGNIQVGRNPIQLFSTPDGSRMYVANQGSDSNPDNTVSVIDIGTQRVVDTVTTDMGAHGVVASDDGKLVFITNNKADTVSAIDTSTQAVVGTYKVGPAPNGITYRALP; encoded by the coding sequence TTGATTACAGCTGTTCTCGCCGCCACCATAGGAGTTGCGAATGCAGCTTCGCTAGCCAATGGAGTCGTTTATAGCGCTAATGAGGGCGATGGGTCCATCAGCGTGATCACACTAAGTTCGGGCGAAGTCCGTACGGTGGATATTCCCGTCGTGCCTCATAACGTACAAATATCGCCCAATGGCAAACTTCTCCTAGCCGTTGGCACGTCTTCCAGTGGCCATGGAGGCCATGGTGGCGAGAAGAGCGAGCCAACGACTTCAGCCGCCACGCACGGCCATGGCAGTCAGGCGGGCCTGGTGCTTTTGGATGCAGGCAAGCCAGGGGAATTAATCGCGACGCTGCCCTCCGGCGACCATCCTGCCCATGTCGTCACCAGCAAGAGCGGCGACTTCGCCTATATAACCAATGCTGATACGAATCAGGTAACGGTAGTCGATATCAGCCGGAAAGCCGTTGTCGCCGAAATTCCTACCGGCAGTTATCCCCATGGTTTGCGTCTCAGCCCGGATGGGCGTGAACTATACGTAGCGAACGTTACTGACAATAGCGTGTCAGTAATCGACGCGGAGAATCTGAAAGAATCTGCACGTATCCCTGTGGGTAAAGCGCCGGTTCAGGTGGCTTTTACACCCGATGGGGCACAGGTCTATGTGTCTCTGCGCGACGAGAACAGTGTTGCGGTCATCGATACGAGCACTCGGAAAGTCGCCGGTAATATCCAAGTGGGGCGCAACCCGATCCAGCTTTTTTCCACGCCAGACGGCAGCAGAATGTATGTGGCCAATCAAGGCAGTGACAGCAATCCCGATAATACGGTGTCTGTAATTGATATCGGGACGCAGCGCGTTGTCGATACTGTAACGACGGATATGGGCGCGCACGGGGTGGTGGCGAGTGATGATGGCAAATTGGTGTTCATTACGAACAACAAGGCCGATACCGTGAGCGCCATCGACACGAGCACGCAGGCAGTAGTCGGGACCTATAAGGTCGGCCCCGCTCCAAACGGCATCACTTATCGCGCGCTTCCATAA
- a CDS encoding DUF2933 domain-containing protein, producing MKCDIKMMLKAGAGLAAVVAVAYATFPAARELITAWAPALFFLICPVMMFFMMKGMQSCHKEQDIRKPEARPVPLPDTKNILDERR from the coding sequence ATGAAATGCGATATCAAGATGATGCTGAAAGCGGGGGCCGGCCTGGCCGCTGTGGTAGCCGTTGCCTACGCCACCTTTCCCGCCGCCCGTGAATTGATCACTGCCTGGGCGCCAGCATTGTTCTTCCTGATTTGTCCCGTGATGATGTTCTTCATGATGAAAGGCATGCAGTCTTGCCACAAAGAACAAGACATCAGGAAGCCCGAAGCACGACCGGTGCCGCTACCCGATACGAAAAACATTCTTGATGAGCGGCGTTGA
- a CDS encoding heavy-metal-associated domain-containing protein, with protein MTCGHCAGVIRAAITTAAPQADIEVDLSARRVAVEGVTDIDAVERAIREAGYTPERQP; from the coding sequence ATGACTTGCGGTCACTGTGCGGGCGTTATACGAGCCGCAATAACCACCGCCGCTCCGCAGGCGGACATTGAGGTGGACCTCTCCGCACGTCGAGTAGCCGTAGAAGGCGTTACAGACATAGACGCGGTCGAGCGCGCCATCCGTGAGGCCGGTTACACCCCCGAGCGCCAGCCATAG
- a CDS encoding four-helix bundle copper-binding protein — translation MAHEKFQSCIDACYACATECDHCAVSCLQEQDVKSMARCIKLDMDCAQICRVAASYMARGSEFAQVICRVCAEICEACGEECAKHSMDHCQRCAEACRRCAEECRRMAQMA, via the coding sequence ATGGCCCATGAAAAATTTCAATCATGCATCGACGCATGTTATGCCTGCGCGACAGAGTGCGACCATTGCGCGGTCTCGTGCCTACAGGAACAAGACGTAAAAAGCATGGCCCGGTGCATAAAGCTGGACATGGATTGTGCACAGATTTGTCGCGTGGCAGCCAGCTACATGGCACGAGGCAGTGAATTCGCCCAGGTGATTTGTCGAGTGTGCGCAGAGATCTGCGAAGCATGCGGCGAAGAATGTGCAAAACATTCAATGGATCATTGCCAACGTTGCGCGGAAGCTTGCCGTAGGTGCGCCGAAGAATGCAGGCGGATGGCCCAGATGGCCTGA
- a CDS encoding class I SAM-dependent methyltransferase, with amino-acid sequence MSLQRALSPAETYEHYLGRNIADPWTRVLLAHASPQSGERVLDLACGTGSVARQVAPLVGESGHVVALDVNAEMLAVGMAQPAPQGGTIDWREGDATSLELPEREFDLVLCQQGLQFFSDQVGALHGMCRVLRHSGRVGISVWQSLHRHPLYEALFMATARHLDIAVADVDIAFSLSDSDELYRLLEFVGFQDVEVRTSALEIRLPDAKRFVDMSIVGAATSVPAFTRMAPVERAVLMDAIRDETQGVVQRFQDGDSLAFPMETNIATAKR; translated from the coding sequence ATGAGCCTTCAGCGCGCCCTTAGCCCAGCAGAAACTTATGAGCATTATCTTGGCCGTAACATTGCGGATCCATGGACACGCGTGCTGCTGGCGCATGCTTCGCCTCAATCAGGGGAGCGCGTATTGGATCTCGCCTGCGGAACGGGCAGTGTTGCACGACAAGTTGCCCCGCTCGTCGGCGAAAGCGGGCACGTAGTTGCATTGGATGTAAACGCCGAAATGTTAGCCGTCGGCATGGCGCAACCTGCGCCACAAGGCGGCACCATAGACTGGCGCGAGGGCGATGCAACAAGCCTCGAGCTTCCAGAGCGAGAGTTTGATCTCGTGCTTTGCCAACAAGGACTCCAGTTCTTTTCCGATCAAGTTGGCGCGCTGCACGGAATGTGCCGTGTTCTGCGCCATTCCGGAAGAGTTGGCATCAGCGTCTGGCAGTCTCTGCATCGGCATCCTTTGTATGAGGCTCTATTCATGGCAACTGCACGCCATCTCGATATCGCCGTCGCTGATGTAGACATCGCTTTCTCGCTATCGGACTCCGACGAGCTGTACCGATTACTTGAGTTCGTCGGGTTTCAGGATGTCGAAGTACGGACATCAGCGCTGGAGATCCGTTTGCCAGACGCCAAGCGGTTCGTCGACATGTCAATAGTCGGAGCAGCCACGTCCGTGCCGGCCTTCACGCGAATGGCACCGGTCGAACGCGCCGTCCTCATGGACGCCATAAGAGACGAGACACAGGGAGTCGTGCAAAGGTTCCAGGACGGTGATTCGCTAGCCTTTCCGATGGAGACGAATATTGCGACTGCAAAGCGGTGA
- a CDS encoding heavy metal response regulator transcription factor, which produces MKLLVVEDEVKTGDYVKQGLTESGFIVDLARNGLDGHHLALTGSYDLIILDVMLPDVEGWRIVQALREAKSATPVLFLTARDSVEDRVKGLELGADDYLVKPFAFSELLARVRTLLRRGAAPVFNDQLQVANLTLDIPRRRAQRDGVRIDLTNKEFALLELLVRRQSEVLPRSLIASQVWDMNFDSDTNVIDVAIRRLRAKIDDDYEPKLIHTVRGMGYMLDVTPSA; this is translated from the coding sequence ATGAAACTGCTTGTCGTTGAAGACGAAGTCAAGACCGGCGATTACGTTAAACAAGGCCTGACCGAGTCCGGATTTATCGTCGACCTTGCGCGCAATGGGTTGGACGGCCATCACTTGGCTTTGACCGGATCCTACGACTTGATCATTCTAGATGTCATGCTGCCCGATGTTGAAGGCTGGCGTATTGTTCAGGCATTGCGAGAGGCAAAGTCTGCGACGCCTGTCCTCTTTCTTACAGCGCGCGACAGCGTAGAGGATCGCGTCAAAGGCCTGGAGCTGGGCGCTGACGACTACCTGGTAAAGCCATTTGCCTTTTCTGAACTGTTGGCTCGTGTGCGGACTTTGTTGCGGCGCGGCGCTGCACCGGTATTTAACGACCAGCTCCAGGTAGCTAATCTGACGCTCGACATTCCTCGTCGGCGAGCCCAGCGTGATGGCGTACGCATTGATTTGACCAATAAGGAATTTGCGCTACTGGAGCTGTTGGTACGACGCCAAAGCGAAGTGCTGCCGCGCTCTTTGATTGCATCGCAGGTGTGGGATATGAACTTTGATAGCGACACCAACGTCATTGACGTTGCCATCCGCCGACTGAGGGCCAAGATCGATGACGATTACGAGCCCAAGCTGATTCATACCGTCCGAGGCATGGGTTATATGCTGGACGTCACACCTTCTGCTTGA